The sequence CCACGATCTGATCGTGGACTGTTAATACCAGCGTGTTGATCTTGTTATTAGTGTGTTGTCAAAGAACAAACTTTATGAATTAAAACTTATCAAAACTCTTGACTCTTTACATACCAGCGAAGTCGAAAGCTGATTTACTATATTTTGTCATGGTTCGACTCCGCTCACCATGACGTCTGTGAGTAAAGCGGATAAGCACATTTTCTAAAGGTTTATGCACGTGCGGCAAAATAAACTAAAAATAAGGACTATTTTATGATAAAAAAAACAATCCTGTTCTTTGGATGGGCGTTGTTATCAAATGCGTTATACGGTCAAATCGGGTGGAAAGAAATGACATGGCCTGTGTACGGGATGGATTTTATGCTGCCGGAAAATTTTAAGACCAAGGAGAGCTCGCCGGATTTTTTTGTCGCAGAGGGCGACGGATTCAGTTTTGCGATACAGCCGTGGCGAGATTCGACGTTGAGTTTGGAGCAAGTAGCCGCGAAAGCGCTTGAACAGCTGGATGCCGACGACGCCTCGGTCACTATCCGCGACAGAGTAGACCTGGACGGGTTTGAGGGATATGAGATCATCGGCGCGGGAAAACAGGAAGGCTACGATATAATCTTCGTCGTGCTTGGATTTATCGATCCCGTCAGCGACGCCAATTTTTCCGCCTATATACTGTTCTGGCACGACATGAAAACCGACGATAAGAATATACGTATTGCCAAACAGATCATTGAAGGAATTCGGAAGTCGGGGGAGTAATTACTCCTGCTTCAATATCTTCTCCAAATCCTCCTTACTCACCGTAAGTTGTCCCACGCCGGGAAGCCTTTCAGTCAGAATTCGCCAATTTGAGTTGGCTTTGAATACTTCTTTAAAGATGGGAAGCGACTCTTTGACCATGCCGTTATTGGCGAGCGCGACGGCATGCCAGTATTTCATTTCAACATTTTCAGGGAACATTTTCTCCGCGTTGCCATAAAGTTCCATTGCGCTTTTCATGTCATTTTTTTCTACGGCGTAGTCGCCTTTGTTCATAAATTCATATGCGCGGTAAAGTCTGAGCAATCGGCGTATCTCTTTGATGGGTTCCGCATGATCTTCGATACGCAGATCGATGACCCGGTCTTCCCAGATCTTCCCGGTAGGTTCTGCGCGAACAACTAAAATAGCCGCAGATTGTTTTCCGCGAATGTCTCCGCCAACCGATTGCGCCGCTTCCAGTGCCGTTACCATTCTTTCAGCCAGCGGACCTGTAGATTCCTGAAATGCCTTTGCCATGGCCGGCCAAACCTTATCGTTGAGCATCAGATTGGCTTCAACGGAAAAGTTATCTCCGACGTAATGACCTGCCGCAGGGATGCATTTTTTTCCGGTGTGCGCAGCTACATTTCCTTTCGCGTCAACGATGGCTAATTGCCGCACGTCGCGTCCGTCATCGGCATCGATGAGTTCCTTCAGAACTTCCTGCGCAGTTTTACCGGATCGTAATAACTCCAATCCGCTAGGCCCGAACGAAACATTGACAAATGATTGAGTTGCGATCGCTCCCACGCCTGCCTCGGCCCAGGAAACGAGCGAACCGACGGAAAACCAATTAGACTGAACGGCTACGCCCATTTCACCGGTAACCGTATCCCGGGCGACGATGGAGAAAGTATGAACCAGGCGATTATCCGGATCGATTTGAGCCGACAAATTCTGAATAGAGAGGATGGCTGAAACGAGCAACAATACAAATTTTTTCATGAGTTATTCTCCGGGTTAAATGAATAATTATTTTGATACATCCATTAAGATCCATTGGTCTGGATTAATAACGGGCTGTGTGTTTTTTGCAATAACAATATCCGCATAACCGCGTGACATGTCAATGCGCCTGATATCTTTTCCAAACTGCACGGTAACAGGCATTGGAAAATAGAGGCCGTTCGGCGTTTCCCATCGCAGATGGAGTTTCGTTCCTTCGATTTTTGAAACCAATTTCGGAAGTACCGGTTGTCGAAGATAGACTTCGAAGAACCAGGCAAGATCTTTTTTCGTAATGGATTTGACGGTTGCAAGATAGTCGTCGGTAGTGACGAAACGGCACTGACGCCCGTCAATGACTTTTTCGGAAGCAGGATCCGGATAGGTCATTCGGCGCAGCGATGTAAAAAAATCCTTATCGCCGATCAGGTATCGCATCGTTTGTAATATCCACGTGCCCTTATTATAATTATCGCCGTCACTTTCAATATAATCCGGCGCTACAAGATAACTTTCGGCGAGGCTGCGTGGGCGCCGTTCTGCGACGGGTTTTGCATTACGAATTTTCGTTCGCGATACGGCCATCGATTGATGATAGGCTTTGGCGCCGTGAAGTTTCTCTACATAGAGTTGCTGCATATAAGCGCCAAACCCTTCGTGAATCCAGATATCCGTCCAGTCAGCTGCGGTTACCAAATTGCCCCACCACTCGTGAGAAAGTTCGTGATGATGCAGAAAATCAAAACCCCAATCGTTGTTCTTGTAATTATTTCCGTATGCGATAATGGTTTGATGTTCCATCCCAAGATAAGGAGTTTCCACAACGCCGTACTTATCTGCCCTGAACGGATAAGGCCCGAGAAGCTCTTCATGGAAACGGAGGTGTTCAAGTATTTGTGTAAAGAGTGTTTGGCCTTTCTCGACATTTTCCGGCAGAACCCAATAGGTTACAGGAATAATTTCGCCCGTAATGCTTTTATAATTTTCTTCTATCGTCTTATAGGGTGCAATGTTAATTGAAATACCGTAATTATTAATAGGCGTTGATACAAACCAATGGTACGTATGCGTTTCGTTTGTGTTTTGTGTAATAGCGCGCAATCGGCCGTTGGAGGCACAAACAAGTGATTTGGGGATTGTCACGTGAATTCGTACGGAATCGGGTTCGTCAGAGGGATGATCTTTACATGGCCACCAGATATCTGCGCCATCGTTTTGACAAGCCACGCCGATCCACGGTTGTCCATCGGCAGTTGAAGACCAAACAAACCCACCAACCCAAGGGGGCCGCAAGGCCGTTCTGGGTTTTCCGCCATACGCGACGGATAAAGTGACATTGGC comes from bacterium and encodes:
- a CDS encoding M1 family metallopeptidase — encoded protein: MNIKIISLLFLIIIYSVEAQAQRNLGAKPTDTGGILMAEQACYDVKWYDLNIEVNPQQRSIYGILTLNAVIVQPVEFIVLDLDTLLSIDSVFINNSQNELQILKFEQRGWKVWISLGTMHQPGANVTLSVAYGGKPRTALRPPWVGGFVWSSTADGQPWIGVACQNDGADIWWPCKDHPSDEPDSVRIHVTIPKSLVCASNGRLRAITQNTNETHTYHWFVSTPINNYGISINIAPYKTIEENYKSITGEIIPVTYWVLPENVEKGQTLFTQILEHLRFHEELLGPYPFRADKYGVVETPYLGMEHQTIIAYGNNYKNNDWGFDFLHHHELSHEWWGNLVTAADWTDIWIHEGFGAYMQQLYVEKLHGAKAYHQSMAVSRTKIRNAKPVAERRPRSLAESYLVAPDYIESDGDNYNKGTWILQTMRYLIGDKDFFTSLRRMTYPDPASEKVIDGRQCRFVTTDDYLATVKSITKKDLAWFFEVYLRQPVLPKLVSKIEGTKLHLRWETPNGLYFPMPVTVQFGKDIRRIDMSRGYADIVIAKNTQPVINPDQWILMDVSK
- a CDS encoding DUF1028 domain-containing protein, which produces MKKFVLLLVSAILSIQNLSAQIDPDNRLVHTFSIVARDTVTGEMGVAVQSNWFSVGSLVSWAEAGVGAIATQSFVNVSFGPSGLELLRSGKTAQEVLKELIDADDGRDVRQLAIVDAKGNVAAHTGKKCIPAAGHYVGDNFSVEANLMLNDKVWPAMAKAFQESTGPLAERMVTALEAAQSVGGDIRGKQSAAILVVRAEPTGKIWEDRVIDLRIEDHAEPIKEIRRLLRLYRAYEFMNKGDYAVEKNDMKSAMELYGNAEKMFPENVEMKYWHAVALANNGMVKESLPIFKEVFKANSNWRILTERLPGVGQLTVSKEDLEKILKQE